A region from the Macrobrachium nipponense isolate FS-2020 chromosome 47, ASM1510439v2, whole genome shotgun sequence genome encodes:
- the LOC135204599 gene encoding LOW QUALITY PROTEIN: E3 ubiquitin-protein ligase FANCL-like (The sequence of the model RefSeq protein was modified relative to this genomic sequence to represent the inferred CDS: deleted 1 base in 1 codon), whose protein sequence is MCCCNTKQLKQECSTILEYMRKFQTVCTSAHSKQDSFREIPLPPASFFKSILSQLEDIGWRKVYEIPPDFTYITLQESDIKGRLHKIKVGIPQGYPEEEPTVDVDLPREFQFSWNSVGGLPLIFAAFKDQLSSVQQFWDVLDDLDETAVVLDPQNPERRHKTRRIFLSNHVSVQLTISVEHPRNLPQFHFFGPSSLTTPLNNCLTEKYQEWDPEQSIVNNIERIIAVEVVKRSAQSGSGNEEWGAECAVCYSLLLDGCHPDLTCDHCSQSFHLNCLYEWLHGLPNSRQSMKFIFGDCPYCSRLISCKVPA, encoded by the exons ATGTGTTGTTGTAATACAAAACA atTGAAACAAGAATGTTCCACGATTCTTGAATATATGAGAAAGTTCCAGACAGTATGT ACATCAGCACATTCAAAACAAGATTCCTTCAGAGAAATTCCTCTACCTCCAGCATCGTTTTTCAAGTCCATTCTCTCACAACTAGAAGACATTGGATGGCGCAAGGTTTACGAAATCCCACCAGATTTCACCTACATCACTTTACAAGAAAG TGATATTAAGGGACGTCTTCATAAAATCAAGGTTGGAATACCCCAGGGCTACCCTGAGGAAGAACCTACTGTAGATGTAGATTTACCCAGAGAGTTCCAGTTCTCTTGGAACAGT gtCGGAGGACTTCCTTTGATATTTGCCGCGTTCAAGGATCAACTATCAAGCGTACAGCAGTTTTGGGACGTTTTAGATGATTTGGACGAGACAGCGGTTGTGCTTGACCCACAAAATCCTGAAAGACGACACAAAACACGTCGCATTTTCCTAA GTAATCACGTGAGTGTACAGTTAACGATATCGGTGGAGCACCCTCGTAATCTACCCCAGTTTCACTTCTTTGGGCCTTCGTCGCTAACGACTCCTCTTAATAATTGTCTGACAGAAAAGTACCAG GAGTGGGACCCAGAGCAGAGTATCGTGAATAACATCGAGAGGATT ATCGCCGTTGAAGTGGTCAAGCGATCAGCGCAGTCAGGAAGTGGCAATGAAGAATGGGGCGCAGAGTGTGCAGTTTGCTACTCTCTTCTTCTCGATGGCTGCCACCCCGATCTCACATGTGACCACTGCAGTCAGTCGTTTCATTTGAATTGCTTGTACGAG TGGCTTCATGGGCTCCCGAATAGCAGACAAAGCATGAAGTTCATTTTCGGAGACTGTCCATACTGTTCAAGG CTGATATCTTGCAAAGTTCCTGCATAG